AAGTTCCGAAACGTGTTTCTACCAGGAAAGAATTATACGACAATAATCGATGATGTAAGTTGCTAAATCTCTATTTTGCAAGAAGATCTTTCCATTTCACCTCACCATGACattgtatataaaaaaaacaacagtaAAGCCAACGATTGAGTCAATGAATCTCACAATGAATGCACAAGGTAAAAACTTAAGAATGTATGATTCGTAATAGAGGTGGGGGATATTTCTTATAATTTCAGAGGTGATGTTCTTCGTTTATTCTTTATTCTGCCTTTAGTTGTAAGTGAAATAGCAAATAAGAACCATCTTCAATATATCGACGGaggaaatatttcttttgggTTAAAAATGAATCATTTAAGTCTAATTGCTTTGATCTGTTTTGCAGTAGTTTTAGTGAATGCATCAGGTGAGAATATGTCTATAGTGCACTAACGTTGATTTGATCCGATTCGATGTTCTAAAATTATAGTGAAAAACACTACGAAAATAACAATGACGATGCTCAGTACCATCAAACACATGCGTATGTTAATTAAGTTCATTCCAAACCGGTTCTGACCaaacgtttttgtttatcACTAAAAACAAATCTACTTCCAATTATCCGATCAGATtactcatctgttatcgacaacgatgatAAACAAAAGCATATGttaatagcaaaatgtatgtttaaactaatgaagtaaaagattttgtgtcaaataCTAGCTAAAAGGCTTCCTCGTCtataattaaatgaaactgCAAAACTAAGATTTTATGGTCCTCAGGCTTTTGTTCGTTAAACAAACCCTTTTCACTCGATCGCATTCCGTCTAAATTTATCTCTTTAATTGCGAACATTTAAGAACTATTCATAAAACGAGCCATAATTGCAGtaataattcatttaaatgtaGAACTATTAATGTGGCATGCAAAGATGATCAAGAATGTGCGTATGGAACGGAGAGGTGAACACACTCTCTCTGTACGGCAAAACGTTGCAAATCATGCAATCAAATCGactaaataattatttattttcacagaATCAGGCTATTATGTACCTAAAGGTTATTATGTTATCCACGCTGATGGCCATCAATCTGAACTGTCCAAGATTTCACCATCGCATGTAAGTTTTTATTGGCTGtgttgtgttttgtttgttttgctcATTATTTTTTCCCTATATAATGAACAGGAATTATTGCTGCGTAGTTTAAGACGCAGACGATCGGCTCAATTTTCATCGAGTTCTTCATCGTCAAGTAGCAGTGTTAGCTCAAATGGTGGTCCGATTTCTTTCCACCAATCTAGTTCATCGATTGTTTCACCTGGAGGTATTTAAATTCCATTTCTTATTTGACCTATGCAACGACTTACGTTTCTGATACTTTTCGCTAGGCTCCTCGTCTCAAGGTTACTACCCTGCCGTCTTTGGGTAAGCAAAATAGTACTGAGTATATTCGTTCACCTTGAGAAATATATGCGACTCAAAAATTACCACCTAATTTGCTAACCAATAATCGTTTTGATTATCAAAAAGAATTATCATTTCAATGGAATAGTTTGCATGGATTTCACTGTAAAATGTTGTAATCTAACAAAGGAAATAGATAAATAAATTCGTACTGTAGAAACACCATCCATTTCCCTTCTTTTTCTTCCATCTAACATTCTAGATCGATCAATAATCGTTTCAATggcgatgatgatgatgactaTTATGATGATGGTCAATTTCCAATCAACAATAATCAACCACAATATTCATCATCTCAAATACATACAGGAACATTTGCCGGAAACGGATATAATGCACCTATTTTCACATCGTCTCAAACGCAGACTGGTGGCGTTTTTCCGAATCGAATAAATACACCGAGTTCAGGAGGTGTCAATTATAATAACGGGAATACTTTCGTTTCCCAAACTTCGAGCGTTTCGCATCCATCGCCGAATGGTAATGTTGTGTTCACCCAATCGAATAATAATGGTGTGCATTCAGAAACCTCAGGTATCGTTTATCCGAATGGACAAGTGCAAATAACTTCACATAAAACCGGGAAgttttagaacttttttttttattccgttCGTATGAATGTttaatcaacaacaaaaaacacgGCTAACGTGTGCGAGTAATTCAGATTTatctttggattttttgttttgtttttcgttgtttgaatgtaaatttgaTGTGATCATCTCTTGAACGTTCGCAACTTGTTTAATGAATCGATTGACCTTGGCGTGTGtttaatgttgtttttactgatGTTGATTcattataaaaaattaactaatttttgagaattacctgttaattgagaaaataaatGACGAACTATTGGTTATAGGAAATGGGTGGTACAGGTTTAAGGATGTATGTATGTGTGTATGCCAGAAGTAGCAACAACGCATCGAGCACATTCTGAATTTCCGCTATGGTTGAAACGGTGAAGTGTTGCCGACAGGATTCACAATGATTCCCAAAAGGACATTTTATCTGtacaaaatgtataatttcGAATCACGCCGTACTgagattcctagcagccaGGGAAACAGTAGTGTACAATTGCATCATGAGAGAAAAGAGTTACTATTTGAGAAAATGGAGTCACATGTCCATTTTCATAATATTCTAGCAGTTAGAAGTTTCTTATTGAACAGGAAGTTCTCTGTCATCGACAGTGACGACAAAAAATAAGCGATAAGTCTGAATAAAGTGGTGTAAActtatgaagtaatagattttgtatcataAGACAAGAGCTCTTACGAATTGAATGCTCGAGAGATATAACTCAACCAACGATTCGACGgaaaattttaagtgaaaatgTGAGTAAATATAACGAAAATAGTTGCTAGAAATAgtttacataaatttttaaGCAGAAAAGCTCGTTTCTCCAAAGCTGCAAATTTAATTGCGGAAAGAGGCACAACGTTGAAGAGAAATCTGTAGATAGAATTGACCGAAAAGAAGAATCGAACAATCGTTATACGAACAAGGTAAACATTTCTGTCGAAAATTGGTCGAAAAATTATGGATGTCATGGGAGAAACTACGGCAACGGAATACAGAATTTACAGAATTTAAATGCAAGTTGTTTGGAACTGTTTTAGAATCATTCCTATTGGATGAAGTTTTGTTCCTGCAATTTTTATGCTAAGACCAACTATGTTATGACATCATTCAATAAAGACGTCGTCTTTTTGGCACGGGACatcgcacttcaagcaaaataaATCATGATCGACAGCTGCCAagtagagtactattttgtatgaaatggttttttacagttatatgtcacactgtcaagtttcagtattctatttagagtaacgctcatgcttgaagtgcgttgatggtGGAGATTAAGCAAAAATATGACTCTAATGTTATAAGCTATAGGAAAAATGAGGGCAAGGGAGTGAAGTTACTTGAAACGATAGGAAAAAAACAGGCGTCACTAATGAATACCGCCAACGCACTTCATAGTAATCATAGTTGACACAGAGtacatttttgcatgaaatggTGTTTAACAGTTGTGTggcacactgtcaagtttcagtactcctcatgcttgaagtacgTTGATACCACCTATTTTTTAAGCAAAAGTGCTACGAGTGACCATGAGATCTATGACTTCAACTTTCATCAAGTGACGTAAATATTACACACTTAAATGAGACCA
The sequence above is drawn from the Bradysia coprophila strain Holo2 chromosome IV unlocalized genomic scaffold, BU_Bcop_v1 contig_144, whole genome shotgun sequence genome and encodes:
- the LOC119071294 gene encoding uncharacterized protein LOC119071294 isoform X2, whose product is MNHLSLIALICFAVVLVNASESGYYVPKGYYVIHADGHQSELSKISPSHELLLRSLRRRRSAQFSSSSSSSSSSVSSNGGPISFHQSSSSIVSPGGSSSQGYYPAVFGSINNRFNGDDDDDYYDDGQFPINNNQPQYSSSQIHTGTFAGNGYNAPIFTSSQTQTGGVFPNRINTPSSGGVNYNNGNTFVSQTSSVSHPSPNGNVVFTQSNNNGVHSETSGIVYPNGQVQITSHKTGKF
- the LOC119071294 gene encoding uncharacterized protein LOC119071294 isoform X1, which codes for MNHLSLIALICFAVVLVNASVKNTTKITMTMLSTIKHMQSGYYVPKGYYVIHADGHQSELSKISPSHELLLRSLRRRRSAQFSSSSSSSSSSVSSNGGPISFHQSSSSIVSPGGSSSQGYYPAVFGSINNRFNGDDDDDYYDDGQFPINNNQPQYSSSQIHTGTFAGNGYNAPIFTSSQTQTGGVFPNRINTPSSGGVNYNNGNTFVSQTSSVSHPSPNGNVVFTQSNNNGVHSETSGIVYPNGQVQITSHKTGKF